The proteins below are encoded in one region of Vibrio sp. ED004:
- a CDS encoding single-stranded DNA-binding protein: MASRGVNKVILVGNLGNDPEIRYMPNGGAVANITIATSESWRDKATGEQREKTEWHRVALFGKLAEVAGEYLRKGSQVYIEGQLQTRKWQDQSGQDRYTTEVVVQGFNGVMQMLGGRAQGGAPAQGGMGNNQQQGGWGQPQQPQQQQQYSAPAQQQKAPQQQAPQQAQPQYNEPPMDFDDDIPF, from the coding sequence ATGGCTAGCCGTGGAGTTAACAAAGTTATATTAGTGGGTAACCTAGGTAATGACCCAGAAATTCGTTACATGCCTAATGGCGGCGCGGTAGCGAACATTACCATTGCAACGTCAGAGTCATGGCGTGATAAAGCAACTGGCGAACAGCGTGAAAAAACAGAATGGCATCGTGTTGCTCTGTTTGGCAAGCTAGCTGAAGTTGCTGGTGAGTACCTACGTAAAGGTTCTCAAGTTTACATTGAAGGCCAACTTCAAACTCGTAAATGGCAAGATCAAAGCGGTCAAGATCGCTACACAACTGAAGTGGTTGTTCAAGGCTTCAACGGTGTAATGCAAATGCTTGGCGGCCGTGCTCAAGGCGGTGCTCCTGCTCAAGGTGGCATGGGTAACAACCAACAGCAAGGTGGTTGGGGTCAACCGCAACAGCCACAACAGCAGCAACAATACAGTGCTCCTGCTCAACAACAGAAAGCACCTCAACAACAAGCTCCTCAGCAGGCTCAACCTCAATATAATGAGCCACCGATGGATTTTGATGATGACATCCCATTCTAG
- the galU gene encoding UTP--glucose-1-phosphate uridylyltransferase GalU produces the protein MIKKCLFPAAGYGTRFLPATKSMPKEMMPVVNKPLIEYGVEEAIEAGMDGMCIVTGRGKHSIMDHFDKNYELEHQISGTNKEDLLVNIRETIEAANFTYIRQREMKGLGHAILTGRELVGDEPFAVVLADDLCVNEQQGVLAQMVALYKQFRCSIVAVQEVPEEETHKYGVISGEMIKDDLFRVDDMVEKPEQGTAPSNLAIIGRYILTPDIFELIEQTEPGKGGEIQITDALLKQAKAGCVLAYKFKGQRFDCGSVEGYIEATNYCFENLYKKDQKQVELGKHSTQKEA, from the coding sequence ATGATCAAAAAGTGCCTTTTCCCGGCAGCTGGCTACGGTACACGTTTTTTACCAGCAACTAAGTCAATGCCGAAAGAAATGATGCCAGTTGTGAACAAGCCGCTGATCGAATACGGCGTAGAAGAAGCAATCGAAGCTGGTATGGACGGAATGTGTATTGTTACTGGCCGCGGTAAGCACTCAATCATGGATCACTTCGATAAGAACTACGAGCTTGAGCACCAGATCAGCGGTACCAATAAAGAAGACCTTCTCGTTAATATCCGTGAAACGATTGAAGCAGCAAACTTCACTTACATTCGCCAACGCGAGATGAAAGGTTTAGGTCACGCGATCTTGACAGGCCGTGAGCTTGTAGGTGATGAACCATTCGCAGTTGTGCTTGCCGATGACCTTTGTGTGAACGAGCAGCAAGGCGTGCTGGCTCAAATGGTTGCACTATACAAGCAGTTCCGCTGCTCTATCGTTGCAGTACAAGAAGTACCAGAAGAAGAGACACATAAATACGGTGTTATCTCTGGCGAGATGATCAAAGACGATCTTTTCCGTGTCGATGACATGGTAGAGAAACCAGAACAAGGTACAGCACCAAGCAACCTAGCGATTATTGGCCGCTATATTCTGACTCCAGATATCTTCGAGCTGATCGAACAGACTGAACCGGGTAAAGGTGGCGAGATCCAAATTACCGATGCATTGCTTAAACAAGCAAAAGCGGGCTGTGTATTGGCTTACAAATTTAAAGGCCAACGTTTTGACTGTGGTAGTGTTGAAGGCTACATCGAAGCAACAAACTACTGCTTTGAAAACCTATACAAGAAAGACCAAAAACAAGTTGAGCTAGGCAAACATTCAACGCAAAAAGAAGCATAA
- a CDS encoding PglL family O-oligosaccharyltransferase, translating to MATIHTSGTQLENQITQLPLNKAFLASLAVVFLLAMHFFMPNLGGSGLALSFNPTTWLALSFTLAIGFYQLATNRVLKYSKLTIGLLISCVILTLPILYSNASPEGASGRLLGLWAGFALFVVLQQFKFSNKHKQRMLWFIVLAVVIQALFGYVQYFLLEPGNLFGYNTAANRPYGIFQQPNVMASFLATGFVLSAYLLARQPAKYNHKISESFLLYLTPTLTVPLLIIIASRTGWLAALIGFVCILPYLYKFSTKKRFYGWCASVAVGIVVAFTVINLSATDSIASKKANLESPRAYTFPQALDMMIEKPFTGYGYGKFESEYTLYTARQHQLNSNYHPGLPSMDHPHNEFLFWGVEGGIVPIIGILIAAVLVMSRIASSANGTRLALLALFIPILLHSQLEYPFYHSAIHWITFIILIYWVDQRASRHYQQPFSIISKTLFRVSSLVLPILVSFYMLSALHTNYVLTKFELSKPKNPDILKQVTNPVVWIDRYDWDIYSTYLNIGLYKVDPSLIQPYIDWSLEIIKSKPRPAFYSNLILAYQGLGEESKAEQIRSEAKFLFPNRDFSKVQYKKISQAENNVSSAE from the coding sequence ATGGCAACAATACATACTAGCGGTACCCAGCTAGAAAATCAGATCACTCAGTTACCACTCAACAAAGCATTCCTCGCTTCATTAGCTGTTGTGTTCTTACTCGCCATGCATTTCTTCATGCCCAACCTAGGAGGCTCTGGCCTTGCTCTATCCTTTAACCCTACTACTTGGTTAGCACTGAGCTTCACCTTAGCGATTGGCTTTTACCAACTCGCGACCAATCGAGTACTCAAGTATTCCAAGTTAACCATAGGCTTGCTGATCAGCTGCGTGATACTCACATTGCCGATTCTATACAGCAATGCTTCGCCGGAAGGGGCTTCAGGTCGATTACTTGGGTTATGGGCAGGTTTTGCTTTATTCGTAGTCCTTCAGCAGTTCAAATTCAGTAATAAACACAAACAACGTATGCTGTGGTTCATCGTATTAGCTGTCGTCATACAAGCGCTATTTGGTTATGTACAATATTTCTTATTAGAACCAGGTAATCTATTTGGTTACAACACCGCGGCTAATCGCCCTTACGGAATATTCCAGCAACCCAATGTGATGGCTAGCTTCCTAGCAACTGGTTTTGTACTTTCTGCTTACCTTTTAGCAAGACAGCCCGCTAAGTATAATCACAAGATCAGCGAATCTTTCTTATTGTATCTGACTCCAACGTTAACCGTGCCACTACTGATCATCATCGCATCACGCACAGGGTGGTTGGCAGCGCTCATCGGGTTTGTATGTATTCTGCCTTACCTTTACAAATTCTCGACCAAGAAACGCTTCTACGGCTGGTGTGCATCCGTTGCTGTCGGTATCGTGGTTGCGTTTACCGTAATAAACCTTAGCGCTACAGATAGTATCGCTAGCAAGAAAGCGAACTTAGAAAGCCCGCGCGCTTACACCTTTCCACAAGCATTAGACATGATGATCGAAAAGCCATTTACCGGTTATGGCTACGGAAAATTCGAATCTGAATACACACTATATACCGCTCGTCAGCATCAACTGAACTCAAATTATCATCCGGGGCTTCCTTCTATGGATCACCCGCACAATGAGTTTCTGTTTTGGGGGGTTGAAGGTGGCATAGTACCAATCATAGGTATCTTGATTGCCGCGGTGTTAGTGATGTCTCGTATAGCAAGTTCAGCAAATGGCACGCGTCTAGCATTACTTGCTCTGTTTATACCGATACTCTTGCACTCTCAGCTAGAGTACCCGTTTTATCATTCGGCGATTCATTGGATAACCTTCATCATTCTGATTTACTGGGTGGATCAGCGTGCCTCACGTCACTATCAGCAGCCGTTCAGCATAATCAGTAAAACCTTGTTTAGAGTGAGCAGCTTGGTGTTACCGATCTTAGTGAGCTTCTATATGTTGAGCGCGCTACACACTAACTATGTACTGACTAAATTCGAGCTATCTAAACCTAAAAACCCAGATATTCTCAAACAAGTGACTAACCCAGTCGTCTGGATAGATCGCTACGATTGGGACATATACAGCACTTACCTTAATATTGGTTTGTACAAAGTCGACCCTAGCCTTATTCAACCCTATATCGATTGGTCGCTAGAAATCATAAAGAGTAAACCAAGACCAGCGTTCTACAGTAATTTGATTCTTGCTTATCAAGGGCTCGGAGAGGAAAGCAAAGCGGAACAAATCCGCAGCGAAGCGAAATTTTTATTCCCTAATAGAGACTTTTCAAAGGTTCAGTATAAGAAAATATCTCAAGCTGAGAACAACGTCTCGTCGGCAGAGTAG
- a CDS encoding LuxR C-terminal-related transcriptional regulator codes for MRKSRYARTLHFLCIDPSNTYLHVKEIEKHLSIILYKMTPDDLMLVDRKQSNRILLVDYKEVPQLFITCPNLTVMWKNHEIILFNVPQQLPTSELLTYGVLKGLFYNTDNKDKIAHGLQEVIDGDNWLPRKVTNQLLFYYRNMVNTNTTPTNVDLTIREIQVIRCLQSGSSNTQIADDLFISEFTVKSHLYQIFRKLAVKNRVQAIAWANQNLLA; via the coding sequence ATGAGAAAATCTCGATACGCTCGCACTTTGCATTTTCTGTGCATCGATCCGAGTAACACTTACCTACATGTAAAAGAGATAGAAAAACACTTATCCATCATTCTCTACAAAATGACTCCGGACGACTTAATGTTAGTCGACAGAAAGCAGAGTAACCGCATCCTGCTTGTCGACTATAAGGAGGTACCACAACTATTTATTACCTGTCCCAACCTGACCGTGATGTGGAAAAACCATGAGATCATCTTATTCAATGTTCCACAGCAACTGCCAACTTCGGAGCTTCTTACTTATGGTGTGCTGAAAGGTCTCTTTTATAATACAGATAATAAGGACAAGATTGCTCATGGCCTTCAAGAAGTGATTGATGGTGATAACTGGCTGCCAAGAAAAGTAACCAATCAACTGCTGTTTTACTACCGTAATATGGTCAATACCAACACAACACCAACCAATGTCGACTTAACCATTCGAGAGATTCAGGTTATTCGTTGCCTTCAATCCGGCTCATCTAACACACAAATTGCCGATGACTTGTTTATTAGTGAGTTCACGGTCAAATCCCATCTCTATCAAATATTCCGTAAGTTAGCAGTTAAAAATAGAGTTCAAGCCATCGCCTGGGCTAACCAGAACCTACTTGCATAA
- the lysC gene encoding lysine-sensitive aspartokinase 3 — MSASNVAGSFNVAKFGGTSVANFEAMSRCAAIIENNSNTKLVVSSACSGVTNLLVELANGIQDKARRQELMTQLADIHNAILDQLADPISIEKEVHNILDDIASAAEAASFQASTKLTDHLVACGELMSTHILAQIIRERGTPAVRFDIREVMRTNDDFGKAEPQLEDIATLAKDKLIPLCQQQVVVTQGFIGADSESNTTTLGRGGSDYSAALIAESVQAIGLEIWTDVPGIYTTDPRIAPKASPIPEISFSEASEMANFGAKILHPSTLVPALRHQIPVFVGSSKAPELGGTWIRQQVESSPLFRALALRCNQTMVTLRSANMFHAYGFLAKVFEILAKHKISVDLITTSEISVSLTLDQTDTSGGAPELPEAARIELEELCSVDIEHDLCLVALIGNNMSESKGYAKQVFGTLEDFNLRMICYGASPHNLCFLLNESVSKLAIQKLHQELFE; from the coding sequence GTGAGTGCATCTAATGTAGCTGGTTCTTTTAATGTCGCTAAGTTTGGTGGAACAAGTGTCGCCAACTTTGAAGCAATGAGCCGTTGTGCTGCCATTATTGAAAACAACTCAAATACGAAACTGGTCGTAAGTAGCGCGTGTTCTGGCGTGACCAACTTGCTTGTGGAACTCGCAAATGGAATTCAGGACAAAGCTCGCCGCCAAGAATTGATGACGCAGTTAGCTGACATCCACAATGCTATTCTTGACCAACTTGCGGATCCAATCAGCATCGAAAAAGAAGTTCATAACATTCTTGATGACATTGCGAGCGCAGCAGAAGCAGCATCATTTCAAGCAAGTACTAAGCTGACTGATCACCTTGTAGCATGTGGTGAGTTGATGTCGACACACATCCTAGCTCAAATAATTCGCGAGCGCGGAACACCCGCAGTTCGCTTTGATATTCGAGAAGTGATGCGCACCAATGATGATTTCGGAAAAGCAGAACCACAGCTAGAAGATATTGCCACTTTAGCAAAAGATAAACTGATTCCACTGTGCCAACAACAAGTTGTCGTTACTCAAGGTTTTATCGGTGCTGATAGCGAAAGCAACACCACTACATTAGGCCGTGGTGGCAGCGATTACTCAGCAGCACTTATTGCAGAATCTGTACAAGCGATTGGCTTAGAGATCTGGACTGATGTTCCGGGTATCTATACTACCGATCCACGTATTGCACCTAAAGCTTCTCCTATCCCAGAAATCAGCTTCAGTGAAGCATCGGAAATGGCAAACTTCGGCGCGAAGATCTTGCACCCATCAACACTAGTGCCTGCACTACGCCACCAAATCCCTGTTTTTGTTGGTTCATCGAAAGCACCAGAGCTAGGTGGAACTTGGATTCGCCAGCAAGTAGAAAGCTCTCCTCTGTTCAGAGCACTTGCCCTGCGCTGCAACCAAACTATGGTTACGCTGCGCAGTGCTAATATGTTCCATGCTTATGGCTTCTTAGCGAAAGTGTTCGAGATCCTTGCTAAACATAAGATCTCCGTCGATCTGATCACCACATCAGAGATCAGCGTTTCACTTACGCTGGATCAAACAGATACATCAGGTGGTGCTCCTGAATTACCAGAAGCAGCGCGTATTGAGCTTGAAGAACTGTGTTCTGTCGATATTGAGCATGACCTGTGCCTTGTTGCTCTTATTGGTAATAACATGAGTGAAAGCAAAGGCTATGCAAAGCAAGTATTCGGAACTCTAGAAGATTTTAATCTGCGTATGATTTGTTACGGCGCAAGCCCTCATAACCTGTGCTTCCTGCTAAATGAGTCTGTTTCTAAGTTAGCGATTCAGAAACTTCACCAAGAGTTATTTGAGTAG
- a CDS encoding alanine--glyoxylate aminotransferase family protein → MSNLTLTAAIDSFYPPHRTLMGPGPSDISPQVLQALSRPTIGHLDPLFIAMMDELKQLLKYAFQTENEFTIAVSAPGSAGMETCFVNLIEPGEKVIVCRNGVFGERMRENVVRCGGEAILVDDEWGKPVSVEKVEKALAENPDAVAVAFVHAETSTGALSDAQAISAIARQFDALTIVDAVTSLGGVPLLVDEWQLDAVYSGSQKCLSCVPGLSPVTFSQRAVEKMKARQSPVQSWFLDQSLVLGYWSGEGKRSYHHTAPVNSLYALHESLVLLKNEGLDNAWSRHHAMHQELKEGVEALGLKFVVDEESRLPQLNALYFPEGIDEAKIRTQLLEEYNLEIGAGLGSLAGKAWRIGLMGYGARKENVALCLKALKDVLK, encoded by the coding sequence ATGTCTAATTTAACACTCACTGCTGCTATCGATAGCTTTTATCCACCACACCGAACGTTAATGGGACCAGGTCCTTCTGATATCTCACCTCAAGTACTGCAAGCTTTGAGTCGTCCAACCATCGGTCATCTAGATCCACTGTTTATTGCGATGATGGATGAGCTAAAACAGCTTCTTAAATACGCTTTCCAAACGGAAAATGAATTTACGATTGCCGTTTCTGCACCGGGTAGTGCAGGTATGGAAACCTGTTTTGTTAACTTGATTGAACCTGGAGAGAAGGTGATCGTTTGCCGTAACGGTGTTTTCGGTGAACGTATGCGCGAGAATGTTGTTCGCTGCGGTGGTGAAGCGATTCTTGTCGATGACGAGTGGGGCAAGCCTGTTTCTGTCGAGAAAGTAGAAAAAGCATTGGCAGAAAACCCCGATGCTGTTGCTGTCGCGTTTGTGCATGCCGAGACATCAACTGGAGCGCTATCGGATGCTCAAGCTATCTCGGCTATTGCTCGTCAGTTTGATGCCTTAACGATTGTTGATGCAGTAACTTCGTTAGGTGGTGTTCCGTTGTTGGTCGATGAATGGCAGCTTGATGCGGTTTATTCGGGAAGCCAGAAATGTCTATCTTGTGTGCCGGGTTTGTCTCCAGTGACTTTCTCTCAGCGTGCTGTCGAGAAAATGAAGGCGCGTCAATCACCAGTACAAAGTTGGTTCTTAGATCAGAGCTTGGTATTAGGTTATTGGAGTGGCGAAGGTAAGCGTAGCTATCACCATACTGCACCTGTAAACAGTCTTTATGCGCTACATGAGTCTCTTGTGCTGCTGAAAAATGAAGGCTTAGATAATGCTTGGTCTCGCCATCACGCTATGCACCAAGAGTTGAAAGAAGGTGTTGAAGCACTAGGATTGAAGTTTGTAGTTGATGAGGAGAGCCGCTTACCACAACTTAATGCGCTTTATTTCCCTGAAGGGATTGATGAAGCAAAAATCAGAACTCAGCTTTTAGAAGAGTATAACCTTGAGATTGGTGCAGGACTTGGTTCTCTAGCGGGCAAAGCGTGGCGTATCGGCCTAATGGGCTATGGTGCGCGAAAAGAGAATGTCGCGTTGTGCCTAAAAGCGCTAAAAGATGTTTTGAAATAG
- the uvrA gene encoding excinuclease ABC subunit UvrA yields MDKIEIRGARTHNLKDVNLTIPRDKLTVITGLSGSGKSSLAFDTLYAEGQRRYVESLSAYARQFLSLMEKPDVDHIEGLSPAISIEQKSTSHNPRSTVGTITEVYDYLRLLYARVGEPRCPDHNIPLAAQTISQMVDKVLELPAGSKMMLLAPIVKERKGEHVKTLENLAAQGFIRARIDGETCDLSDPPTLELHKKHTIEVVVDRFKVRPDLQQRLAESFETTLELSGGIAVVGWMDETDQEEIVFSANFACPKCGYSMQELEPRLFSFNNPAGACGTCDGLGVQQYFDPSRVILDENLSIAEGAIKGWDQKNYYYFQMLTSLSEHYGFDLFAPFNSLPKKTQEIILKGSGRTEVEFKYINDRGDIRVKRHPFEGILNTLERRYRDTESSSVREDLAKYISTKSCSSCDGTRLRLEARNVFIGDTTLPEIVELSIADALQFFQELKLDGQRGQIADKVMKEINDRLHFLVNVGLNYLNLSRSAETLSGGEAQRIRLASQIGAGLVGVMYVLDEPSIGLHQRDNERLLQTLIHLRDLGNTVLVVEHDEDAIRCADHVIDIGPGAGVHGGHVVAEGTMQDIIDTPNSLTGQYLSGVKEIEVPKQRTPIDKKKVVEIVGATGNNLKNVTATIPVGLFSCITGVSGSGKSTLINDTFFKVAHTQLNGATTAVPAKHKKIKGLEHFDKVIDIDQSPIGRTPRSNPATYTGIFTPIRELFAGTQESRSRGYKAGRFSFNVRGGRCEACQGDGVIKVEMHFLPDVYVPCDVCKGKRYNRETLEVRYKGKTIDEVLEMTVEDAREFFNPVPVIARKLQTLMDVGLSYIRLGQAATTLSGGEAQRVKLARELSKRDTGKTLYILDEPTTGLHFHDIQQLLTVLHRLRDHGNTVVVIEHNLDVVKTADWILDLGPEGGQGGGEIVAEGTPEDVALVEGSHTARFLKPMLNLN; encoded by the coding sequence ATGGATAAAATAGAAATTAGAGGCGCTCGTACGCATAACCTCAAAGACGTTAACCTAACGATTCCCCGTGATAAGCTCACGGTTATCACTGGGCTATCCGGTTCAGGGAAGTCGTCACTTGCGTTTGATACTCTCTACGCAGAAGGACAACGTCGCTATGTTGAGTCTTTGTCTGCCTACGCTCGCCAATTTCTATCTCTTATGGAAAAACCCGATGTAGACCACATCGAAGGTTTATCTCCGGCTATCTCGATAGAGCAAAAATCGACGTCTCATAACCCTCGCTCAACCGTAGGTACCATTACCGAAGTCTATGATTACCTGAGACTACTTTACGCTCGAGTGGGTGAACCTCGCTGTCCAGATCACAACATCCCCCTAGCTGCGCAAACAATCAGCCAAATGGTGGACAAGGTACTTGAGTTACCTGCAGGCTCAAAAATGATGCTACTTGCGCCGATCGTTAAAGAGCGTAAAGGCGAACACGTAAAGACACTCGAAAACTTAGCGGCTCAAGGCTTTATTCGAGCGCGTATTGATGGTGAAACCTGCGATTTATCCGATCCACCAACACTTGAACTGCACAAGAAACACACCATTGAAGTAGTAGTTGACCGATTTAAAGTTCGCCCTGATCTACAGCAACGACTCGCTGAATCGTTTGAAACAACACTGGAGCTATCTGGCGGTATTGCAGTCGTCGGTTGGATGGACGAAACAGACCAAGAAGAGATCGTATTCTCAGCAAATTTCGCTTGTCCAAAGTGCGGTTACAGCATGCAAGAGCTTGAGCCTCGCTTGTTCTCATTCAATAACCCAGCAGGCGCATGTGGCACGTGTGATGGACTTGGTGTTCAGCAATACTTTGACCCGAGTAGAGTAATCTTGGATGAAAACCTAAGCATCGCTGAAGGTGCGATTAAAGGCTGGGATCAAAAGAACTACTACTATTTCCAGATGCTAACATCACTGTCAGAGCATTATGGTTTCGATCTGTTTGCGCCGTTTAATTCTCTGCCGAAGAAGACTCAAGAGATCATTCTCAAAGGTTCTGGCCGTACTGAGGTTGAATTCAAATACATCAATGATCGTGGCGATATCCGCGTAAAACGTCACCCGTTTGAAGGTATTTTAAATACGCTCGAGCGTCGCTACCGTGATACTGAATCAAGCTCAGTTCGAGAAGATCTTGCCAAATACATCTCAACGAAATCATGTTCTAGTTGTGACGGTACTCGCCTGAGATTAGAGGCTCGCAATGTCTTCATTGGTGATACAACACTGCCTGAAATCGTTGAACTCAGCATTGCTGACGCACTGCAATTTTTCCAAGAGTTGAAGCTAGACGGTCAACGTGGGCAGATCGCTGATAAAGTGATGAAAGAGATCAATGACCGCCTACATTTCTTGGTTAACGTTGGTTTGAACTACCTTAACCTATCACGCAGTGCTGAAACTCTGTCTGGTGGTGAGGCACAACGAATTCGTCTAGCAAGTCAGATCGGTGCTGGCTTAGTGGGTGTTATGTATGTATTGGATGAGCCGTCAATTGGCCTCCACCAGCGTGATAATGAGCGCCTACTACAAACCTTAATCCACTTAAGAGACTTGGGTAATACTGTACTTGTAGTAGAGCATGATGAAGATGCCATTCGCTGTGCAGACCATGTCATCGATATTGGCCCTGGCGCTGGTGTTCACGGTGGTCACGTAGTCGCAGAAGGCACCATGCAAGACATCATCGACACCCCGAACTCTTTGACAGGCCAATATCTGAGTGGTGTGAAAGAAATTGAAGTACCAAAACAACGAACACCAATCGACAAGAAGAAAGTCGTAGAGATCGTTGGAGCGACAGGCAACAACCTAAAGAATGTGACGGCAACTATTCCAGTGGGATTATTTAGCTGTATTACGGGCGTATCGGGTTCAGGTAAATCGACGTTAATTAACGATACCTTCTTCAAAGTTGCTCACACTCAACTTAATGGTGCAACCACGGCTGTACCGGCAAAACATAAAAAGATTAAAGGACTAGAGCATTTCGACAAAGTGATCGACATTGATCAAAGCCCAATAGGTCGCACACCAAGATCAAACCCTGCGACCTATACTGGTATCTTCACTCCTATTCGAGAGCTGTTTGCTGGCACACAAGAGTCACGTTCACGCGGTTACAAAGCGGGAAGATTCAGCTTTAACGTACGTGGCGGGCGCTGTGAAGCGTGTCAGGGCGATGGTGTTATCAAGGTAGAGATGCACTTCTTACCGGATGTGTATGTACCGTGTGATGTATGTAAAGGTAAGCGCTACAACCGTGAAACACTAGAAGTTCGCTACAAGGGTAAAACCATCGACGAAGTTCTTGAGATGACTGTTGAAGATGCGCGTGAGTTCTTTAATCCAGTTCCAGTGATTGCACGTAAACTGCAAACGCTTATGGATGTGGGTCTTTCTTACATTCGCTTAGGCCAAGCGGCAACTACCTTATCTGGCGGCGAAGCACAACGTGTTAAATTGGCTCGCGAGCTGTCTAAACGAGATACAGGTAAAACCTTATACATTCTCGATGAGCCAACAACAGGTCTTCATTTCCACGATATCCAGCAGCTATTAACGGTACTGCATCGACTGCGTGATCACGGCAATACGGTTGTCGTGATTGAACACAATCTAGATGTCGTAAAAACAGCCGACTGGATCTTAGATTTAGGCCCAGAAGGTGGTCAAGGCGGTGGTGAGATTGTTGCAGAGGGTACACCTGAAGATGTGGCATTGGTCGAAGGTTCGCATACCGCTCGCTTCCTTAAGCCTATGTTAAATTTGAACTAG